A segment of the Corylus avellana chromosome ca2, CavTom2PMs-1.0 genome:
agaaaatgaatatTGATGTTCCCCCATCTTGTTCCTCATCTATTGGCTTTGATAACAGATATTTGCCAACCATTCTTCTTCTCCGCCATTTTGATGTTTTCCGAAACTTGGGCTCTCGGGAAAGTTCACCAAATGAGCAGGTGGGCGTGGCTTCAGAAGTTGCATCAGTTATTCGAAAGTTCACCGAGCTAGTCAATGAAGATGAAGACATTAATTCTAAAGGAGAACCCATTGATGATTGCGTAAGATGCAACTATTTGTTGTGCCATTTTCTTGCTCTTATATGACATTTATCATACTTTTATGTAGTCTGATATTGTAATTTCTAGTGAATGATTGCACGCTTAATGATAGAAGTTTtcatttctatctttttcttcaCTTAGATGCTACTCCGTCCCAAAATAGATGGAGTGatttagtttttggtttttgggtgTCCTAACATATAcgatagtttaaaaaaaaaaagaaaaaagtatttatctGCTTAACTTTCCATATTACCCTTAGATTTGAACCAACCTTTCTTGGCTCACCTAAGGAGTGTTACGTTTATGGTGTTTCATTAAGTGTCATTTGCAAAATCCCATCTATTTCAGGACagggagaaatttttttctgctTAAATTAAAGGAAAGAACAAAATTAGGGGGAGGGTcagaaaaatggtatttttgtggAGTGGGGGAGCATGAGGACTGAAGGTAGAAGCAAAAGAACAGCCATAAACGATTTCACAATTTAGGAAGGTAGAAATCTCAGGCCCCAGGAATTCTAAAGATTTGAGCATCCCATGGCAATAAAATCTGTTTTCAGATTAGTTCCGTGGAGCCCTGTTAGCTTGGACATAAATGGGATATGATCGCCTTTCTTGAAGGGACTAAAGTACTTCCAAggacctcacaaattatgtggtAACCCATTTGCTGATATTGGATTGCTTTCACTACCATTTACAGGAACTCACTTGTTAGTTCATCTTTACACTAGAGGAAAGAGCATTAATCTGGTTGCTTATGgcatttcttttttgggataaaGTGAGTAGGGAGGGGGAGGAAGAGAGTCTAGCCACCTACCTCCTCTTCATGAGGCATAGTTATAGTACTCTTTTAGGATATTTCTTAGAAAAGGCCTGCAATACAAGAGATATTTGTGATATTAGGCCTGTTTAGATCCCACTATTGACTGGTTTAGGAGTTCCAAAGATGCCCAGGTACTGGAGATAGTCTGACAGGACCTTAGGGGGCATCCAAGTGTTTCTTTCCCCTCTTGTGTGTCAGAGGAGGAATCTAGTTTGAGAAAGGAAATGATTATTTATGGTAATTTTTTGCTATTTATTCTCAAGAACAAGGCTTACTCTGCATTATGGCTTGTCAAGGATGTTTACTCTGATATTGTGCTGATGCAGCATGTGAAGGATGGTGGGAAGATAAGTAGGCATCAGGTTTTGTTGGTTGCAGCTGCTGACAATTCTGAAGGTCTACCACCAGCTATAAGGCGTTGCTTCAGCCATGAAATAAGTATGGGTCCTTTGACTGAGGAACAAAGGGTTGAAATGCTGTCCCAGTCGCTGCAAAGTGTTTCTGAGCTTCTGCCTGATGTAAGcgatcacttttttttttttttccttttatgtgGTTTATGGGTTAATAGCTTTTGTAGACTAATGATGCATTTGACGCTCAGCCAGAGTTGGGAAAAGATAATTTTTACTGTCTCCTTGTATGTGGCAAATATGTGTCTTGGCTGGACCCAGCATTTATGTTACAATGATATCACAAAAATATAAGCTGTCTCATTGTCTGCATTATCCATCCACTATATGTCTTTGGGTATTCTCATACACTGTTATGGGATGAAAATTTTATCTAGTTGAATCAGTTTTTGGAAGGCACATATGGAGCCTATGAATCAACAGATTTATCCCTTCGTGTGTGGATGGCATTTGGTGTCTCATTAATTGAGGCTGTTAAGGGCCACACAAATTGCTCATGCATCTCTTTTCAGGAATATCTTACATGGTGGTCATGGTTTATTTTCTTTGGATCATGACTGTTAACTTTGATGCGTCAGAATCTTGCCTGTTGCAGGCTAGTTCAGAGGATTTTATAAAGGAGATTGCTGGGCAGACATCTGGTTTTATGCCCAGGGATATACGTGCTATGATTGCTGATGCTGGTGCAAACTTAATTCCCAAGGGCAATGTTCTACGTCAAAAGGTTGAGCCTGAGGAAGTAGACAGTAAGTCATATGAAGTTGCGCCACAGGTTCTGGGAAAAGAAGACTTGACTAAAGCATTGGAACGATCAAAGAAAAGGAATGCATCAGCATTGGGCACTCCAAAGGTAAATTAAGGCATCTAAGTTAATCTCATATTCTGATCTTATGTCATTGTTCATAATCAGCAGTATGTATTGCAggtattgttcttttttttttcttttcttttcatgaacGGTCTATTGTGTGGAAAGTATTATTCTTAGAGAAGTTTACTTCTGATTGTAgatttttattctgtttctgaattttttttggccttaggTTCCCAATGTGAAATGGGAAGATGTTGGTGGGCTTGAGGACGTGAAGAAATCAATATTGGATACTGTTCAGGTGTGCTCATTTACCTCCACTGCCTCCTTGTTTCTTATCACCCATAAAGACTGCTTTGTTTTATTCGGTTCCAAGAATATTAGATTTCTTGTCATAATTTGAAAACCCCTCCCCGCCCCCATCCcctctaaaaagaaaagaaaaaaaaaaaaagactgaatATGCAAGTATAGAAGGCTGGAAAAGGTAGGTACTTCTGGTTTTGTTTGCCTATTTAGCGATTTATGAATCAGAGTATACTCTTTATTGCTGTGCATTAACTGATAGAGTCAAACCCTTTACAACATATTTTAATCTGGTATGTTGCATATTGTTAGTCTGTGGGCACTTTACCCATCCAGAGTGCAGAACTATGGGAGTTTGAACACTCTTTTGGCCACCTTTTTTATGTTGGTCCTTTTTCACCTCGTTGCCCTGAAAAGGGATGTATCTATGGGCTTGCAAATTGTCAGGGTCAATGTACTTACATGGACTTTTCAAACTTAGTGGTTCTTCAACAACATTATGAAACATGGAGAGTTTATCACAAGAATCCACTTGCTCCCTCCATTAGGTCACTCATTTTTTGTACTTAATTAAGTAAAATAGGTCACTACCTTTATCAAGGTGGAGGTCTTTGGTTAAAGACAGGAGGGTAGGGATTTTGGAAGGGGAAGGCTACCTCCATTGTGTAGCCTACCATTACCATTTGAACAGAAAAAAAGCATTAGTGAATGttgataaaacaaaatcaacgaGCTCTGACACAAATGGAACTTCCTCCCCCCATAGGAATGGGGTGGAAGGTGAGGTGGCTCAAGACGCATTGGGTGCATGTGTAACTTATCGatagaaaagaatgataaaaAGAATGTATCACGGATTATTGAATGTCACATTACTGAAAAGATCTAGCATGAAAGATGTTGAGAAATTCAGGAGGTTTGGAGAGTCATATTCTGTTCATGTGTCAGCATGGACCTGTACTTCACATACTCAAATGCATTTTTAAGGTTTATGGTAGTTTTCATTAGAGAAATGACTTGATAATATCTTCTAGAACATCAATTCACATGATGTAAAAGAACAATAGATgtaatgtcaaaaaaaattctaattgaAGGCTATTTATGTATTGAAAGTATTTTGTGCCATTGTGCGGTTTCTAATTTAGTTTCTGCACACATCTCGTCTGTATCATTGCATATAATATAGAATTTGGGAAGTAGGCTTGAAAGCCCACTTCTAGCTTGCCCCTCGTAATTGACTTGAATAATTATAATCATTCCTATTCGTCATATATGCAGTTACCTCTTCTGCATAaggatttgttttcttctggGTTGCGTAAGCGCTCTGGTGTTCTTCTATATGGTCCTCCTGGAACAGGGAAAGTATGTCCTGGCTTGTTCAATAGTTAACTGTGATTTCTCAACTTACCATCTTTTCTTCTTATCAAAAACCGGCTTCATAACTTTTGTTGGTTAAACTTTGTTTCAAACCTCAGACTTTATTGGCAAAAGCTGTTGCAACGGAGTGTTCCCTAAACTTTCTCAGTGTAAAAGGGCCTGAGCTGATCAACATGTACATAGGAGAATCAGAGAAAAATGTTCGAGACATTTTCCAGAAGGTAAAACATCCCTCTTCTTCTTATCTATATTATCAATATTTCTTGCGTCTTCTTTtgtactttatatatattttttaatatggctTAGGTTTCGATACATTTTCTTCAGCTCACAAGTTATGATACTGCACATTGCTTTGCAGGCCAGATCAGCACGCCCATGTGTTATCTTCTTTGATGAACTTGATTCTCTTGCTCCAGCTCGAGGGGCCTCTGGTGATTCTGGTGGCGTTATGGACAGAGTGGTTTCACAGGTGCAGATATATTTTGCTATAAAGCCTggcatatttttttctcttgttccTTCAATGAAGACTTAACGTGGAAACTTTCCCTTGTCACTAGATGCTTGCGGAGATAGATGGCCTAAATGATTCGACACAGGTAATTTATATTTACTTGACCCTTAGATTCAAATGTACactattattttgtttacttcttttgctttcatCCTAAGAAAACTGCCTATCTTTTTCAATCTTCCTGGCTTTTAGGACCTGTTTATAATAGGGGCAAGCAACAGACCAGATCTAATTGACCCAGCACTTTTACGGCCTGGCAGATTTGATAAGCTTCTATATGTTGGAGTGAATTCCGATGCATCTTATCGGGAGCGGTTAGTTtctccttattcttttattcaatTATGTAAAATTGTTGATGCCAATGAGTtgtagtttaattaaatggtagCCAGATGCATGTGTAACTCATCAATCGAAACAAAAGATTATGTAAGATTGTTAATGTGATTGGCTGTTCTTGGCATCCtgattttttctctctccaggGTCCTCAAAGCACTTACACGAAAGTTTAAATTGCATCAAGATGTATCGCTTTACTCAATAGCAAAGAAATGCCCCCAAAACTTCACTGGAGCAGACATGTATGCTTTGTGTGCAGATGCTTGGTTTCATGCTGCAAAACGCAAGGTGAGTCTAGTGAGCATTATATTTGGATTTATTCTATTGGTCTTGACTCAGCACTATACAATCAATTCTTGATCCCAAGTAATTATGTCTTACTTAAATAATTAGACGTATTAGAAGTGCTgtctgtttatatatatatataccgtatGGCTGAATTAGGCAGTGCAAACATTTGCACAATTGCACACTTAATTGTTGCTGTGATGAATCATGATTTATACAGTGATTAGACAAGGTGCTTAGACTGGTTTACGTTCTTGTAGGTTTTGAGTGTAGATTCAGATTCTTCTCGCATTGATGATCAAGCAGACTCTGTCGTTGTTGACTATGATGATTTTGTGAAGGTATGACCTAATTCTCTTGACAAAGTGATTCTTGAGGGGAATCATACATATTTTGTTCGTTCTTAGTTGGTAGTAATAGAAAAGAGTGGCACTTTTAGTGGTAGAGCTCTAACTCATGACAGTAAGTTATTTTATTGGAATATGTTGGAACTATTCTGGTATCAGTTAGCTTGATGATGAACAATCTCTGATCAATTTCCCGGGGAATAGCTATAGAAAACTATtggaaaggtttttttttttttttttagtcttctTGACTAATAAAATTGCCCCTGCATATTAAAAGGTTCTTTCATATCTGAGGATTCCAGAAAACTCACATGTGCTTATATCAAGTATTGCCTATCAAATCCATTCTTCCCATCCTGCTGAAATATTTGGTAGTTCAATATCTTGGACTGATCCATAAATTACAACTAAAATACACAAATAAAAGCAAGTGCCTATGCATGTGAAAGACATGTTTCAAGATTTGAACCAATTTATGGGACTGACTGTGTCTGAATGCCTTGTCCTAACCAATCAGGTCTTAGAAGAGCTGTCTCCTTCCCTCTCCATGGCCGAGCTTAAGAGATACGAGTTGCTACGAGATCAGTTTGAAGGAGCCTCGAAATAAATTTCTGGTAAAGCGATTTAAGGTGTCTGTGTTGCGCATACGATCCTGGTGCAAGCACGCTCGCGATCATCTCCTCTTCGTATGTTTATGATCTGCAATATTTGAACTTAGTTTTTATCCTTAAATGAGGGGGGAAAGGCATTGATAAACGACTATTGAACTTGTTTGCGGTAAATAATTGTTGCCTTAACATTTGGCAAACAACAGTAATGGGTCTAACTATTGATTCAAAAGCTTGAAAATTATTGGATACCGATTTGGTTAAACCGTTAATCCTCGGGATCGTAACAAAATTCGAACATCAGGCCAAAGTCATGTCAGGAGAAGTTTACTTTTATGCTCAGTGATAGGCTTAAAAACCATGTTTTGTGCACAATGTGTGCGTTTATCTGATTTACAGCATAAGATAATGAGTTGAAAATTGATGTCAATTATCGCCAAGGgttcttttgaattttgcaatttcaaaaagtgtgatttaaaaatattatttttaaaattgtggtttgacttttaaactttcaatttaacttttaaaattgtgcattttttttataaaaaaaaaaaacacatttttatcatcaatttggaaatagattttttgtttttttgaattgcaattatttaagaaagcaatttcaaacaattaattttttgcgatttggtttaaaattttatgttttgcCCATAAAATTGCAATTCCAAACGAACGCCAAAGAGAACAACTCCGAGCATATTCTCAAGTTTAGGTAGAGTATATTCCACAAGCCCATCGCTAACAACTGGGCATGAGAATCTGAGATACGCATCTGGCAGTGTCTTGCAATGGGATCCACTTACTACTTTTTCATTGCTAATAATATTCTAAGTGGATAATATTAAgaattattaatttaaaggATACAAAATCTGTAAAAGTAGAAAATGTTTAATCCTTACTGGTAGTTGGTAGTATTGTCTGGGCGTGTGAGCCATTTAATTTCATGACTTTCATGATAATATATTCAATATttagattttataaataaatactatTCTGGACTTGCGACCTTACACAGCTGAACACCAAGCTTGTGGTTTAAGATCCTTTTTTGTTATGATATATTtgtaagagaaatgttatatacttACACTTATATCTCGCCCTCATCTCATTTGACTTATTCATCAACCCTTGTATTCATCTCACTAGATTGATTTGGCAGTGCCTTCTGCCCTTGGATCGAccattgttgaaaaaaaaataaaaagttaatgagTACTATCACATCAGTTCAATGAGATAAAGATGAGATAGgagtataatatataatattacttttttgtaaTGTTCACCTTATGTTGTGTTTTCGGTtcaaatttcatcattttgagtAACATGGCATAAGATgattcaaaataataaagtttTCTTTACGTATTTATTCGTAAGGTAATACTACCTTTCTTTGAccttaatttgattaagaaTGAAATTTAAGGATGAGTTTGGTTTTTATAATGTGGTTTGCTGCTTCTTGTTTTGGTCTTGCTATGGTGAATTTTCAAGAAAGACCAAGAAAAGACTGCAATTGGTAAAGacaattttcttccaaactaggtaggaagaaatttctctaatcaaGTCTATTGAATTGATTTGTGTCCTTGGAACATGTGATTCTCAAATGCTCTATTTGAAATGAATTTCGAATTCAAAATGTATGTGAGATTCACGAAATCCATTTCataattaagattttgttttgttgtatctaATGATATATATGGTGTCGCatcatataaatattttaaataagttaCAACATATTCACCATGTCATAATATATACACAGTTAGATTTGTAATAATGTGAAAATCACGTGCTTTTAtgatacatgtcaatttaatatgtaGATTTTAAATCAATAAATGCTAAATGTGATAATTCAGTCCTTTTTGTGTGACATGAATATAAAACTGTGAAGTCAAATATACGAAAACCCTTAACCTAAACAGCCTCCTGAAATATGAATACCACGTGTCAATTCCCACATCCAATTATTTATCCAAGCTCAATGCAATGTATGTAGACAAAATTGACTACTCTAAAGTCTCAACACATGCAATAGGGACTTTTCAACTTCTAGAAAACCCATGTCAAATTGTGACATAAGAGTTATGCATGTAAAGTCTTGTTTCTCTTGTTGTCATTTATGGTCACTAAGTATGTGGTTTCGGCTTTGTTTGGTGTTGTACAAAAGGCTACACTTATGGTAAATAAGACAAAACAATTATACACAGGAATATCAAAATTTATGCGGTTCCTCCATAGACATAGGTGATCATGAAGAAATTTATTATCAAAGATGGAATACAAAAATAGTGAAGAGAAAATAACTCGAAGCCCAAAGCTCTAATATAGTCAAATCTCACTTTCACACAAAATAGATTCTtcttaaaataagaaaacaaaaatacaatctCTTTTCCGCAActatatatctctctctcttttgtctaTCATTATCACATGCACGACTCCCTCAATTTTCTTTCACCATGCGGCATCACATAGATGCCCATATGGCTTTTCAAAGAAGAGAAGCTCCTAATTGATTTTAAATCACATATGCGTCAACAAATATCTgtcttgacttgaatttcatcgTCACAACAATACAAATCTCTTAAAAAGATGTCTCTGTCAAACCCCCCAAGGAAAATCACAATCCACAAGTGCCAGTTAAGCTCAAGCATCTTTTGAACATGAGCATAGGACATGGTTTAGACAGAATATCACACTCCTCTACCAATCTCGTTAGCTAAAAATTTTATCAaccaactccttttttttttttttttagactcaTTTGCACCATAAACCTTcttttatttgtgaaaatttatcaatttttaagttttactTCTATGTAGTGACTTCACCTCTTTTGGCATACCATTATGAATAGATGTTGGATCTCCACTACCAGTTACTAAAGCAAAACAAACTATACTCTCAAATCTATATCTCTTTGGTGTTTTTCGACCGCGTTGATCTctacttttttcttaaaaaaaaaaaaaagagattctTTCTAGTTATGTGAGAATATTGAAAACTGTTCATCATCAGTCTTATCTATTGGTGAACATTGACCATCAAACTCAACCTTAATGACTTGTTTCCCTCTCTAGCTATCAATTGATGCTCCATCCTCACTCTTTCTTAGCATATAGGCCTCATCAAACACCACATCTCTattaataattttcttcttggAAACTAAATCCCTTAGCTTATAGCTCTTCACACCAGTTTCCAAACTAAGATGTATACACTTTATGACTTTTGATCTAATTTTGATCACTCTCCATTCTGCACGTGAACACGTATATAGGacaaccaaatatttttcaaaacagaATAATCAACCAGTTTATTTGAGCATACTTCTTATGGAACcttgaaatcaatttttgtaCATAGACATCGATTGGTAATGAAGCATGCATAATTAATTGTCTTAACCCAT
Coding sequences within it:
- the LOC132171311 gene encoding peroxisomal ATPase PEX6 — translated: MVERRKPLVLSTTKLLVSSILSSSQLGEVDRVRVVVGNVSGDLQLRAGILRFSTDRDVISDPKLDSLDDAALVGLSTSVLKRLSITSGSLVLIKNVETNVRRVAQAVVLDPPGTHEMSPVFKSSTYHTMLMFPSVTFSQNGCLLPVGEVAYLSPLLAFNLDLHISCLNSVVHQGQETLASYFHGKVDDETCGEAIQGSAISVGLEPFPRLPRYASHLRASFVKIPECGTLESLRGSSFIEAEDRQNMIDLALQNYFEADRYLARGDIFSICLNWKCNSIVCIPCNQNSQNRSDNIIYFKVVAIEPSDEQVLRVNSTQTALVLGGSVPSAVPPDLLIAGPKKFAPLHGDTVKILASILTPPLCPSALSSKFRVSVLLYGLAGCGKRTVVKYVACRLGLHVVEYSCHNLMASSERKTSVALAQAFNTAQRYLPTILLLRHFDVFRNLGSRESSPNEQVGVASEVASVIRKFTELVNEDEDINSKGEPIDDCHVKDGGKISRHQVLLVAAADNSEGLPPAIRRCFSHEISMGPLTEEQRVEMLSQSLQSVSELLPDASSEDFIKEIAGQTSGFMPRDIRAMIADAGANLIPKGNVLRQKVEPEEVDSKSYEVAPQVLGKEDLTKALERSKKRNASALGTPKVPNVKWEDVGGLEDVKKSILDTVQLPLLHKDLFSSGLRKRSGVLLYGPPGTGKTLLAKAVATECSLNFLSVKGPELINMYIGESEKNVRDIFQKARSARPCVIFFDELDSLAPARGASGDSGGVMDRVVSQMLAEIDGLNDSTQDLFIIGASNRPDLIDPALLRPGRFDKLLYVGVNSDASYRERVLKALTRKFKLHQDVSLYSIAKKCPQNFTGADMYALCADAWFHAAKRKVLSVDSDSSRIDDQADSVVVDYDDFVKVLEELSPSLSMAELKRYELLRDQFEGASK